A DNA window from Aestuariispira ectoiniformans contains the following coding sequences:
- the parA gene encoding ParA family partition ATPase, giving the protein MTGKIISVAQQKGGAGKSTLAAHLAVALRLQGHPVGLVDIDPQKSLAYWFDQRSNQNRKLVDISFEDVDGWQASRRVQDLAEENDFVLVDCPPHAETDSKIAIRAADLVVMPVQPSSMDFQACRVTRDLAAKEDVPAIAVFNRLSPHQDVAQVVAEFGGGQPLTSAAQALGNRVAYARAMAGGLTVLEMGGAGKAADEVRSLSVEILRAFA; this is encoded by the coding sequence ATGACAGGAAAGATTATTTCCGTGGCTCAGCAGAAGGGCGGGGCGGGTAAGTCGACCCTGGCGGCCCATCTGGCGGTGGCTTTACGGCTGCAGGGGCATCCGGTGGGGTTGGTGGATATCGACCCGCAAAAGTCGCTGGCCTACTGGTTTGACCAGCGCAGCAACCAGAACCGAAAACTGGTCGACATCTCCTTTGAAGACGTTGATGGCTGGCAGGCCTCCCGCCGTGTGCAGGACCTCGCGGAAGAGAATGACTTTGTGCTGGTCGACTGCCCCCCTCATGCAGAGACGGATTCCAAAATCGCCATTCGTGCCGCGGATCTGGTGGTTATGCCGGTACAGCCCAGCTCGATGGATTTTCAGGCCTGCCGGGTGACCCGGGATCTGGCGGCGAAAGAGGACGTCCCGGCGATTGCCGTGTTCAACCGGCTGTCTCCCCATCAGGATGTTGCGCAGGTTGTCGCCGAATTTGGTGGTGGGCAGCCGTTGACCAGTGCGGCGCAGGCACTGGGTAATCGCGTTGCCTATGCGCGGGCGATGGCTGGTGGATTGACCGTTCTGGAAATGGGGGGCGCAGGTAAGGCCGCAGACGAGGTACGCTCGCTTTCAGT